GGGTGACGCAGGTGCTCACTGGGCACGGGTGCTTCGGTGAATACCTGCACCGAATCGGGAAAGAAGCGACCGCGCGTTGCCACCACTGTGATGCGTATGTGGATTCGGCGCAACATACACTGGAGCACTGTCCGGCGTGGGCGTTACTTCGCCGCGCCCTCGTTGCTGAGATAGGGAGAGATCTCTCTCCGCCGGCCGTGTTCGGTGCGCTGCTGGCGAACGAGAGGAGTCGGAAGGCGGTCGTCACATTCTGCGAGCAGGTGATGCTTCAGAAGGAGGCGGCAGAGCGCGAGAGAGAACGGGATTCCCATTTCGAACGGATAGGTGGACGACGTCGGGCTGGGAGTCGCGGGCACGCCATTTCCAGGCGAGCTCGGACCGCTTCGCTGTCAGGTGGGTTTTAGTCGCCGGCCTCTTCGGCGCCGCGGTGTCGCCAAATCACCTGGTCGGGGAACCAGGAGGTCTTGCACGGCGGCCCGTCGGGGGTGGCGCGATGCGCGGTGGCCGCGCATCGCGCCGTTAGTTAGTTTGGCATAACTCGAGGTGAACTCGGCGCGGAGGGGGCTCGTGATGACATGCTAATGAGCGTTTCTAGGGCCCTTTCCGCCAGGCGTCAAGTACGGCCAccgtggaggttttagccggTACGAATCCGGCACTACCCGGCGTCCTCTCCCCGGAGGGCGCGGGGCGCCTATGAAGGTTTCctccacgaaaaaaaaaaaaaaaaaaaaaaaaaaaaaaaaaaaggttggggttaggttggggttaggttggggttaggttaggttggggttaggttggggttaggttggggttaggttggggttaggttggggttaggttggggttaggttggggttaggttggggttaggttggggttaggttggggttaggttggggttaggttggggttaggttggggttaggttggggttaggttggggttaggttaggttggggttaggttggggttaggttggggttaggttaggttggggttaggttggggttaggttggggttaggttggggttaggttggggttaggttggggttaggttggggttaggttggggttaggttggggttaggttgggttaggttgggttaggttggggttaggttggggttaggttggggttaggttggggttaggttggggttaggttggggttaggttggggttaggttggggttaggttggggttaggttggggttaggttggggttaggttggggttaggttggggttaggttggggttaggttggggttaggttggggttaggttggggttaggttggggttaggttggggttaggttggggttaggttggggttaggttggggttaggttggggttaggttggggttaggttggggttaggttggggttaggttggggttaggttggggttaggttggggttaggttggggttaggttggggttaggttaggttggggttaggttggggttaggttggggttaggttggggttaggttggggttaggttggggttaggttggggttaggttggggttaggttggggttaggttggggttaggttggggttaggttggggttaggttggggttaggttggggttaggttggggttaggttggggttaggttggggttaggttggggttaggttggggttaggttggggttaggttggggttaggttggggttaggttggggttaggttggggttaggttggggttaggttggggttaggttggggttaggttggggttaggttggggttaggttggggttaggttggggttaggttggggttaggttggggttaggttggggttaggttggggttaggttggggttaggttggggttaggttggggttaggttggggttaggttggggttaggttggggttaggttgggttaggttggggttaggttggggttaggttggggttaggttggggttaggttggggttaggttggggttaggttggggttaggttggggttaggttggggttaggttggggttaggttggggttaggttggggttaggttggggttaggttggggttaggttggggttaggttggggttaggttggggttaggttgggttaggttggggttaggttggggttaggttggggttaggttggggttaggttggggttaggttggggttaggttggggttaggttggggttaggttggggttaggttggggttaggttggggttaggttggggttaggttggggttaggttggggttaggttggggttaggttggggttaggttggggttaggttggggttaggttggggttaggttggggttagggttaggttggggttaggttggggttaggttggggttaggttggggttaggttggggttaggttggggttaggttggggttaggttggggttaggttggggttaggttggggttaggttggggttaggttggggttaggttggggttaggttggggttaggttggggttaggttggggttaggttggggttaggttggggttaggttggggttaggttggggttaggttggggttaggttggggttaggttggggttaggttggggttaggttggggttaggttggggttaggttggggttaggttggggttaggttggggttaggttggggttaggttggggttaggttggggttaggttggggttaggttggggttaggttggggttaggttggggttaggttggggttaggttggggttaggttggggttaggttggggttaggttggggggttaggttggggttaggttggggttaggttggggttaggttggggttaggttggggttaggttggggttaggttggggttaggttggggttaggttggggttggttggggttaggttggggttaggttggggttaggttggggttaggttggggttaggttggggttaggttggggttaggttggggttaggttggggttaggttggggttaggttggggttaggttggggttaggttggggttaggttggggttaggttggggttaggttggggttaggttggggttaggttggggttaggttggggttaggttggggttaggttggggttaggttggggttaggttggggttaggttggggttaggttggggttaggttggggttaggttggggttaggttggggttaggttggggttaggttggggttaggttggggttaggttggggttaggttggggttaggttggggttaggttggggttaggttggggttaggttggggtttggttggggttaggttggggttaggttggggttaggttggggttaggttgggggttaggttggggttaggttggggttaggttggggttaggttggggttaggttggggttaggttggggttaggttggggttaggttggggttaggttggggttaggttggggttaggttggggttaggttggggttaggttggggttaggttggggttaggttggggttaggttggggttaggttggggttaggttggggttaggttggggttaggttggggttaggttggggttaggttggggttaggttggggttaggttggggttaggttggggttaggttggggttaggttggggttaggttggggttaggttggggttaggttggggttaggttggggttaggttggggttaggttggggttaggttggggttaggttggggttaggttggggttaggttggggttaggttgggttaggttggggttaggttggggttaggttggggttaggttggggttaggttggggttaggttggggttaaggttggggttaggttggggttaggttggggttaggttggggttaggttggggttaggttggggttaggttggggttaggttggggttaggttggggttaggttggggttaggttggggttaggttggggttaggttggggttaggttggggttaggttggggttaggttggggttaggttggggttaggttggggttaggttggggttaggttggggttaggttggggttaggttggggttaggttggggttaggttggggttaggttggggttaggttggggttaggtggggttaggttgggttggttggggttaggttggggttaggttggggttaggttggggttaggttggggttaggttggggttaggttggggttaggttggggttaggttggggttaggttggggttaggttggggttagttgggttaggttggggttaggttggggttaggttggggttaggttggggttaggttggggttaggttggggttaggttggggttaggttggggttaggttggggttaggttggggttaggttgggggttaggttggggttaggttggggtaggttggggttaggttggggttaggttggggttaggttggggttaggttggggttaggttggggttaggttggggttaggttggggttaggtgggttggttggggttaggttggggttaggttggggttaggttggggttaggttggggttaggttggggttaggttggggttaggttggggttaggttggggttaggtggggttaggttggggttaggttggggttaggttggggttaggttggggttaggttggggttaggttggggttaggttggggttaggttggggttaggttggggtaggtgggttaggttggggttaggttggggttaggttggggttaggttggggttaggttggggttaggttggggttaggttggggttaggttggggttaggttggggttaggttggggttaggttggggttaggttggggttaggttggggttaggttggggtttggtggggttaggttggggttaggttggggttaggttggggttaggttggggttaggttggggttaggttggggttaggttgggttaggttgggttaggttggggttaggttggggtaggttggggttaggttggggttaggttggggttaggttggggttaggttgggggttaggttggggttaggttggggttaggttggggttaggttggggttaggttggggttaggttggggttaggttggggttaggttggggttaggttggggttaggttggggttaggttggggttaggttggggttaggttggggttaggttggggttaggttggggttaggatggggttaggttggggttaggttggggttaggttgggttaggttggggttaggttggggttaggttggggttaggttggggggtgGGTTATGGATGGGGTAAGGTTGGGTTAGGtgggttaggtggggttagggttgggggttaggttggggttaggtgggggttaggttggggttagggtNNNNNNNNNNNNNNNNNNNNNNNNNNNNNNNNNNNNNNNNNNNNNNNNNNNNNNNNNNNNNNNNNNNNNNNNNNNNNNNNNNNNNNNNNNNNNNNNNNNNATAATATTCAATACACTAGCAATAATTGAATAATACAATGAATATTTTGTGGagaaaaatttgaatgtatcaCGCAGATGTTAAAAATGCTAGAGTATTCGTTTATCTTTCTGAAACAGCACAAACGTGAACAAGTGTCATCGATAACAAACAATAGTAATGAAAGATATATACcataaaagaattattattaaatatttatacaggCAAAAAGCAAGGGGCAAGTGAAAAGAATTCAGAAATCCAAGCAACTATGCAATAAATCTCATAAACTATGTTCCTTCGATATGGATCATTCTGATTAGAAAGTTCAAAGAGAAGAAACCTATAGATTTTAGATATCGGAGAATGATTCACATGCGTTAAAAAATTATCTTCTTAAAGATCTGCACACTGTGAACgtgattttaaatagaaaaaaaaaaagaaagaaagaaaaaacgacCCTTGAGACAAAGAAAGATGAAGCGAAGAAAGTGGAGGACGATGATGACGAGGTAGTATCCTCTGGAAGAGGAAATGACAGGCATAGTGCCGTAGTGCCGAATAGTAAAAGTCGGAGAACAATGGATAAACGGAATGGTACAGCCGAGACCTTTCAGGCAATCGGGTAACTGGCAAAAATTGTGAAACACAATGGATAGAAGAACGCCTTCCCTTCTGGTCCGCTTTGCAATTCCCCCACGTTTCACCGAGCATTCCCTAACGTAACCACTTGTACAACCCAACGCGGCTGCGCCCCGGCACACCCACTTGACCCCGAagttaaaagaaattaaattatgtAGGCTCTAATGTGTTCTCCAAGGCATTAAATGGTCTTCATAAGCTCTGCGTCGACATCACGAAATTTTTATCTTCCAAATGGCCACTTTGCATCGgcgatattttatttctaatagATTAACGCAACGCGTTCTATCCGCGCGTTAATCTTCGTGACAATTACTGACAGCGTTACTTATCATAAATCATAAATCAATGATTAATACGATTAATAATCGCCACTTGAACAGGTTGCTAGAATATTAGGTACTAGAACGATAAAGAAACCAAATAGAAATGTGTAAAAAAGATAAATAAGAATTACAATAGACCTTCGAGAAActtattataaaaaatgtataacttTCTAAGTCCGAATGTTACTTACTGTGCACTGACGTTCCATTACGATTTTGATATAAAGTCAATGAGATATCTTATCACGATTATAAAAGTTTTAGTATTGTTTGTCACAACTAGTGAAATAATACAGAGAGAAAGCAAATCGATTAATTATGtcgaaattaaaatttgaatcTTTTATTTACACTTCTCagctattaattaaaataatttatttggaTTATTGTGATTGACGATCTCTTTTGCtcaattttcattcttttttattatatcttttaaaaatattaatattcttaTTGAATAAACTATAACCATTTTGTTTTCATAAAATTGACAAAAGATTTTATTAACATTAACATGttaagtatatatatacttaattcGTACATTTGTCGTTTAACGGGTGAAATTTTCATTATacttaaaaaatatttgcaattattATACCTCAACAACGATATGTTATATTTGAAAAAAGTTTCttcaatattttgtataaaaatattgttatggaaaagCAAAAGGTAACTCGAGATTAACAAGTTACATAGGAAGTAGACATATCCAGCCATCTGGTGGCGCATTACTCAAATACATATAACAACTGTTAATATCGATCAACGATGACCCTAGTTAGCATGTCATCGTCATTATTTATCATTGCATGCTAATAGCAAGTAAACAAATACAAATTAacatatattacgttattatatcacattatatataaatattatattaatgaaaACAAAATTAACCAACGATATTAAGCTCCTTTACAAGATTAAATATGATTCATTAAATAAACGATTGTTTTGATCACATACCTTGTAAATTGTCCAGCATATATGACAGCAGCTTGTGAGTCCCAGATGGTTCTCCATATAACGCCATTATTTCCTTGCTAAGTGGATTTCCCTGAAGTCCTAGCACTTGTAATTGGAACAATTTTCCTAGTTCATATGGTAACACTCGGAGGTAATTTTGGTTTAACAACAATTCTCTGAAATATAAACAAAACATCAGAATAAGAtacataaaaaatttaatatgcGTTCAATTAATAATTCACGTTATCTTTTTACTGGATAATggatataaatacaaatacgaTCATACCTGAGGTAGATGAGGTCCCCCAGTTCAGCTGGCAAACTCCGTAATTTATTGCTACTGAGATCTAAAGCACGTAAGTTGACTAAACGTCCAATCTCAGATGGTATCCTTTGTAAACTATTATCATTGAGATACAAAGCCGTTAGATGAGTCAATTGCCATAAATTTGGGCTTAAATTTCTTATACTGCCTGTTATCTCCAATTCTGGCCAATACGATTTCTTTCCAGAGTTTGCATCCTCCGTAGACATAAAAGTATGTGTACGACGTGGGTTGGAGTTTTCATACTTGTCTTTATGATTGCGAGACATGTTAAATCCTACACAAATATTGGAATGACGTTTAAAACTATTAAACATTACAATTACATAGCTATAAAACATACAAATTATATTAAACGAtagagaattaaacatttacttcaatgaaaatattatatagactaatatttttgtaatactTCTCAATGTGGCTACAAATGTTACataatatatcaaatacaaCAATTTACATACATAAAAATCTTAATTTATTTGCAATTGCTAATAACAGAGTAATTTATTCGTTTGTATATAGGTTAATTAAcccaaaataaaaaatatacaatatgagaaatcttttgtaaaaatttaagtaaaatataatttgttgTACAATAATGTGGTTGTATTATCAACTGCATGTAATGTTTATCGTATCGATTATGAAATTCTCCATTTTATATTGTGCTtgatttattttcaaaattataaacATTGTAACAGATATACTTCAGTACCTCATTGATATTATATATGTTCAAAAGAAATAAGCTTTTAAatacagaaaaattaatttagaaTAATGCATAAAACCATTTGACATACAATCTTATCTCATCTTCCTTAACACATATatgcaatattttattatctaaAATATTACATTACTTTAATGAAAGACAAAGTATTGTGTATGTTCTTTGTTTTGCTGATACTATACGAACAGAActaaaacatattttttaaaaagatgcagattttttcatatttataactaaatactttatattattaagAGAGAATTTATTCAATTCAGAATGCATCATTCAGAAATTCTATGAAAGTAAATTCATAACCTATGAAGTAAAAATGTTCATTTCTGAGTGCTTAATACCCGAAACATAACCTCATTACCTTTTGCGAACGTAATGATCAAAAGATCTATAAGAAAtgctaatataattttttaataatacttCAAAAAGCAGTTTATTTTTTAATGTGGACAATCTTTCATCTCTACACAGTTCATATGCTCTGTACGACAAGTTTCCGCACTAACATACATTTCTCTAACCGGATAGTTTCCCTACCTTTGAAATTTAATACGAAACCCGAAGGAAACTGTTACGCACCTTCATCTACCTCTTAGCACACACAAAACGCACGATGTGTTGATACCGAATGAAAATTTACGCGTAAACAAAACTACCTTGACAAACACAAATCCTCCATTTATCAACTGCACTGATCGCAAACTATAAGTGATCGTGATTGGTCGTGTTACTGCCGAATCTTCCCGAGGCAGCCGACACCAAACGATCGccttaaattaaaattttaccaAAGCAGAAAATGTCTAGGGACTTTAGAAAATAACTATATATACAATTGCTTTCATTTATAGAATAAGATAGAATAAATAATCTTTTATTAGCATTTATATAAAGAATAAATTTCAAGTTTCGATTATTAAAGCATGCtttcattatatattttatatatatatatatatatctactatAGGTGCTCTCTATAGGAAGTAGTAAAGTACTATTTCATTTCAAGTACTGTAAACTATGAACTTTATCTTCTTACTAGTAGGTAGTAGGTAGATTTTACGCAAAAAGTAAGTCAAATataaatgttacaaaatataaaCACATGTTTTTGATAACAacacatgaattctttttttagGATATCATTGATTTCATCTCATACTTATTGCAAAATATACTTTTACTTAATATAAAACTTTCATACTATCCAAGCATACAAATAAAGATGGAATACAATGTCTTTCGAGGTGAGAATATTTTCTGATGTAACCTTTATTACTTTCACTTAATAATcgaagaattttaataaattgatttgaattttgcAGATTATTGTAAGGCCGAAAACAGTGAAGATGAAGAAATGAATCATGATCTACAATCACGGTTGTATGCTGAAATTTATTATACTTCAAATGATGTAGAGAATGTGGATAAAAAATCGAATGTTAAATTAGAAACTATTGATATAGCCAATAATAAACTTCGTACAGATGCAAATACTAGTAAAGTTTACGGTTTTAATGATACTCTTAGAAACAATGATATTGCTGGAAGTTCTAGCAAAACTTACATAAAAAACGAATCAGAAAATAATTCAGCATCAATGGAAGATGATAGTAAACCAGATATTACTTCCATTTGCATTAAAAGTACAACTGAAACGTTATCTAAAGATATAACTAACAAAAGTATCTCCAGTGTACCTTATGTGAAAACGCTAAACGAAACTGAAGAAAATATTGAGTCTACAAAGAACAATAGGCAATTAACATGT
The Bombus affinis isolate iyBomAffi1 chromosome 2, iyBomAffi1.2, whole genome shotgun sequence genome window above contains:
- the LOC126913801 gene encoding CCR4-NOT transcription complex subunit 6-like translates to MSRNHKDKYENSNPRRTHTFMSTEDANSGKKSYWPELEITGSIRNLSPNLWQLTHLTALYLNDNSLQRIPSEIGRLVNLRALDLSSNKLRSLPAELGDLIYLRELLLNQNYLRVLPYELGKLFQLQVLGLQGNPLSKEIMALYGEPSGTHKLLSYMLDNLQGM